In Rhodococcus rhodochrous, a single genomic region encodes these proteins:
- a CDS encoding DUF4389 domain-containing protein, with protein MHVGKVVMLVVGTLLVLLGGAAAIGALVLGWFFVVQRADGFITGPEGTLRTQTHALVSERLDLVTDDQSPTGLRSEDIGRLLVQATATDPASAVFVGIAPVGEVESYLSGIAHTVVTDLRFEPFDATYRDVPGGDTPAAPSAQQFWVASAEGTGTQQVEWDLRDGTWTVVVMNADASAGIGVDVRAGIHIDLLGPAVLALLVIGLVLLAVGVPLLLAGAVGLGRHGPPPPGPVSAPVTGTTPVTAPPPAPAVPYPVHLRGDLDEPLSRWLWLVKWLLAIPHFIVLFFLYIAFVVATFTAGIAILFTGRYPRALFDFDVGVLRWTWRVAFYTYSALGTDRYPPFSLHRTDYPADFDVEYPERLSRGLVLIKWWLLAIPHYVVLAVLAGGWMGGWTLGIAAGDGSDGATGNGTWAFGSLLGVLVLFAAIVLLFTGTYPRSLFDFVMGINRWLYRVWAYAALMRDEYPPFRLDQGAREPIEQVATTLSAGADEP; from the coding sequence ATGCACGTCGGCAAAGTGGTCATGCTGGTCGTCGGCACTCTGCTCGTGCTCCTCGGTGGCGCCGCCGCGATCGGAGCACTCGTCCTGGGGTGGTTCTTCGTCGTCCAGCGCGCCGACGGTTTCATCACCGGTCCGGAAGGGACCCTCCGGACGCAGACGCACGCATTGGTGTCCGAGCGCCTCGACCTCGTCACCGACGACCAGAGTCCCACGGGTCTGCGCAGTGAGGACATCGGCCGACTGCTGGTGCAGGCCACCGCAACCGATCCCGCATCGGCGGTGTTCGTCGGGATCGCCCCCGTCGGGGAGGTCGAGTCCTATCTCTCGGGCATCGCCCACACCGTCGTGACCGATCTGCGGTTCGAGCCGTTCGATGCCACCTACCGTGACGTGCCCGGTGGTGACACCCCGGCTGCCCCTTCCGCGCAACAGTTCTGGGTCGCGTCGGCGGAGGGGACCGGCACTCAGCAGGTGGAGTGGGATCTGCGCGACGGCACATGGACCGTGGTGGTGATGAACGCCGATGCGTCCGCGGGAATCGGCGTGGACGTGCGGGCCGGAATCCACATCGACCTGCTCGGACCGGCCGTGCTCGCGCTCCTCGTCATCGGACTCGTTCTTCTCGCCGTCGGTGTCCCGTTGCTGCTCGCCGGCGCCGTCGGACTCGGTCGCCACGGCCCTCCGCCGCCCGGTCCGGTGTCCGCTCCCGTCACCGGCACGACTCCGGTCACCGCCCCTCCGCCTGCGCCGGCGGTGCCCTATCCGGTGCATCTGCGGGGCGATCTCGACGAGCCGTTGTCGCGGTGGTTGTGGCTGGTGAAATGGCTGTTGGCGATCCCTCATTTCATCGTGCTGTTCTTCCTGTACATCGCATTCGTCGTGGCTACCTTCACGGCGGGGATCGCGATCCTGTTCACCGGTCGTTATCCGCGCGCACTGTTCGACTTCGACGTCGGTGTGCTGCGGTGGACCTGGCGGGTCGCCTTCTACACCTACTCGGCACTGGGCACCGACAGGTATCCGCCGTTCAGCCTGCACCGCACCGACTACCCGGCCGACTTCGACGTCGAGTATCCGGAACGGCTCTCCCGTGGGCTCGTCCTGATCAAGTGGTGGCTGCTCGCGATCCCCCATTACGTCGTACTGGCCGTGCTGGCCGGAGGGTGGATGGGCGGGTGGACCCTCGGTATCGCGGCCGGCGACGGCAGCGACGGTGCTACCGGGAACGGCACGTGGGCCTTCGGATCGCTGCTGGGCGTGCTGGTGTTGTTCGCCGCGATCGTGCTGCTGTTCACCGGCACCTATCCGCGATCGCTGTTCGACTTCGTCATGGGCATCAACCGGTGGCTGTACCGGGTGTGGGCGTATGCGGCACTGATGCGCGACGAATACCCGCCCTTCCGTCTGGACCAGGGCGCGCGCGAGCCGATCGAGCAGGTCGCGACCACGCTCTCGGCCGGCGCCGACGAACCGTGA